In Planctomycetota bacterium, a single genomic region encodes these proteins:
- the der gene encoding ribosome biogenesis GTPase Der has translation MRLPVIAIVGRPNVGKSSLLNALARKRISIVQDMPGVTRDRISTPVKVGTQHGTRYVELVDTGGFGFDGDDLVGHVEEQIRLAVGRADMVFFVIDAHDGLTALDETIAEMLRKTGVKVVLVANKADGPRHELTIAEAASLGFGTPVPVSATTGRGVEKFPKLIADNVDLVDAPDSVPEPDLHIAVVGKRNAGKSTFVNAVADLYGAGESSRVIVSEIPGTTRDSVDVRFEKDGRALTIIDTAGVRKRRHMVNDDIEFYAYHRAERSIRRADVVLMLLDSSIKVADPDKKLGRVIADHSKPTIIVVNKWDLARKFLRESAGKQGESVEKNDDRLLMAQFKTYLEKELPGLAHCPVAFTTAQEGKNVGPVLDLARRLFKQSGERVGTGKLNSVIKAAVQTRPPGTRGKRPKIYYATQVDIHPPTIVLFVNDPKLFSKAYQRFLLNRLRDELPFGEVPVQLFLRGKPDREAQAENLTELTGGEKSERKRTGKKPGSPTGRPQKPQKRTRSR, from the coding sequence GTGCGTCTCCCCGTCATTGCCATCGTCGGCCGGCCCAATGTCGGCAAGTCGTCCCTGCTCAACGCGCTGGCGCGTAAACGCATCTCCATCGTCCAGGACATGCCCGGCGTCACGCGGGACCGTATCTCCACGCCCGTCAAGGTCGGCACCCAGCACGGCACGCGCTACGTCGAACTCGTTGACACCGGCGGCTTCGGGTTCGACGGCGATGATCTCGTCGGCCACGTCGAAGAACAGATCCGGCTCGCGGTGGGGCGGGCGGACATGGTGTTTTTCGTGATCGACGCCCACGACGGGCTGACGGCCTTGGACGAGACGATCGCCGAGATGCTTCGCAAGACCGGCGTGAAGGTGGTGCTCGTGGCGAACAAGGCCGACGGCCCACGGCACGAGTTGACCATCGCCGAGGCCGCGTCGCTCGGATTCGGGACGCCGGTGCCGGTCTCGGCCACGACCGGCCGCGGCGTCGAGAAGTTCCCTAAACTCATCGCCGACAACGTCGATCTTGTCGACGCGCCCGACTCGGTGCCCGAGCCTGATCTGCACATCGCGGTCGTCGGCAAGCGAAACGCGGGGAAGTCGACCTTCGTGAACGCCGTGGCGGACTTGTACGGGGCGGGCGAGAGCAGCCGGGTGATCGTCAGCGAGATCCCCGGTACCACCCGCGACAGTGTCGATGTCCGTTTCGAGAAAGACGGCCGGGCACTCACGATCATCGACACCGCCGGCGTCCGCAAACGCCGACACATGGTCAACGACGACATCGAGTTCTACGCCTACCACCGGGCCGAGCGATCGATCCGCCGGGCGGACGTGGTGCTCATGCTGTTGGACTCGTCGATCAAGGTGGCCGATCCGGACAAGAAGCTGGGCCGGGTGATCGCCGACCACAGCAAGCCGACGATCATCGTGGTCAACAAGTGGGACCTGGCCCGCAAGTTTCTACGCGAGTCGGCCGGGAAGCAGGGCGAGTCGGTCGAAAAGAACGACGACCGCCTGCTCATGGCCCAGTTCAAGACGTACCTCGAAAAAGAACTGCCGGGCTTGGCGCACTGTCCGGTCGCGTTCACGACCGCCCAAGAGGGGAAAAACGTCGGCCCGGTGCTCGACCTCGCCCGTCGTCTGTTCAAGCAGTCTGGCGAACGCGTCGGTACCGGCAAGCTGAACTCCGTCATCAAGGCCGCCGTCCAGACCCGCCCGCCCGGCACCCGCGGCAAGCGGCCCAAAATCTACTACGCCACGCAGGTCGACATCCATCCGCCCACGATCGTGCTGTTCGTCAACGACCCGAAACTTTTCAGCAAGGCGTACCAGCGATTCCTGCTCAATCGGTTGCGGGATGAGCTGCCGTTCGGAGAGGTGCCGGTCCAGCTCTTCCTGCGAGGCAAGCCGGACCGCGAGGCGCAGGCGGAGAACCTGACTGAGCTCACCGGCGGCGAAAAGTCCGAGCGGAAGCGAACCGGCAAAAAGCCCGGTAGCCCTACTGGAAGGCCCCAGAAGCCCCAAAAACGGACGCGCAGCAGGTAG
- a CDS encoding nucleotidyltransferase domain-containing protein, with amino-acid sequence MSGDLWQYVCYRVVVGSRAYGLGDEGSDTDRKGVYLPPADLHWSLGGAPATLENDAEQTVAWEIEKFVRLGLSANPTALEILWSPVVEHSDETGDDLWRHRSAFLSKRVADTFVGYAEKQRGKHLRRLERGDPVKPKQVMHTLRLLIAGETLLRTGELDLQPVGERDRLLAVKHGEMAWPILPMF; translated from the coding sequence ATGTCTGGTGATCTCTGGCAATACGTCTGCTATCGCGTGGTCGTTGGCAGCCGTGCATATGGCTTGGGCGACGAAGGGAGTGACACCGACCGAAAGGGCGTCTACCTGCCGCCGGCGGACCTGCACTGGTCTCTAGGCGGTGCCCCGGCCACGCTCGAGAATGACGCTGAACAGACGGTGGCCTGGGAGATCGAGAAGTTCGTCAGGCTCGGACTCTCGGCGAACCCGACGGCACTCGAAATTCTCTGGTCGCCCGTCGTGGAGCACAGCGACGAGACGGGCGATGATTTATGGCGACATCGGTCCGCGTTCCTGTCGAAACGCGTGGCCGACACGTTCGTCGGCTACGCCGAGAAGCAACGCGGCAAACACCTGCGCCGCCTCGAACGTGGCGACCCGGTCAAGCCCAAGCAGGTGATGCACACCCTCCGCCTCCTCATCGCAGGCGAGACGCTCTTGCGAACCGGCGAGCTCGACTTGCAGCCGGTCGGTGAACGCGACAGGTTGCTCGCGGTCAAGCACGGCGAAATGGCGTGGCCGATTTTACCTATGTTTTGA
- a CDS encoding prepilin-type N-terminal cleavage/methylation domain-containing protein, translating to MRIRNPRNRRGFTLVELLVVIGIIALLISILLPSLQRARESAKSVQCLSNLRQIGLASLFYAEDWDQKLPPTEVYLEEFGTERAPDRHWMTKLDEYISAEGEDANTAFRCPSGNDNILGRDGVPDWFAGSSDPGWGTDADGVVGLTPRNFLGASLFETNAAEGYDEDDPEFKATHYAVNSWWGSNSVSWWDSGRTYAEFFPMTYIGDQAEVLGLRQMSLAQVQDSARVATFFDGVYLFAMEGERINHRHGDLDRANFTFADGHAASVAGSALPDADENMYGDPWEKLVSTFEVRFSAINIRNPF from the coding sequence ATGCGTATTCGCAACCCTCGCAACCGTCGCGGCTTCACGCTCGTCGAGCTGTTGGTCGTTATCGGTATCATCGCACTCTTGATCTCCATCCTGCTGCCCTCGCTGCAACGAGCCCGTGAGAGTGCCAAGTCGGTTCAGTGTCTGAGTAACTTGCGCCAGATTGGTCTGGCCTCCTTGTTCTACGCCGAGGACTGGGACCAGAAGCTCCCGCCCACAGAAGTCTATCTTGAGGAGTTCGGTACAGAGCGGGCACCTGACCGTCACTGGATGACCAAACTCGACGAGTACATCTCTGCTGAGGGCGAAGATGCCAACACCGCGTTTCGTTGTCCCTCGGGTAACGACAATATCTTGGGTCGAGATGGTGTCCCAGATTGGTTCGCTGGTAGCAGTGACCCGGGGTGGGGCACCGACGCAGATGGTGTTGTCGGTTTGACGCCTAGGAACTTCCTCGGTGCTTCGCTATTCGAGACCAACGCTGCCGAGGGTTACGACGAGGATGATCCGGAGTTTAAAGCCACTCACTATGCCGTGAACTCTTGGTGGGGTAGCAATTCAGTATCTTGGTGGGACTCGGGGCGTACCTACGCAGAATTTTTCCCGATGACCTACATCGGCGATCAAGCTGAGGTACTTGGTCTGCGTCAGATGAGTCTGGCCCAGGTACAGGACAGTGCTCGGGTCGCCACCTTCTTCGACGGGGTCTATTTGTTTGCGATGGAAGGCGAGCGCATCAACCATCGTCACGGCGATCTCGACCGCGCCAACTTCACCTTTGCTGATGGTCATGCCGCTTCCGTTGCTGGCTCGGCTCTTCCCGACGCTGACGAGAACATGTACGGCGATCCTTGGGAGAAGCTCGTTAGCACTTTCGAGGTTCGCTTCTCCGCCATCAATATTCGGAATCCGTTCTAA
- a CDS encoding LacI family DNA-binding transcriptional regulator, producing the protein MPARTRKSDPPIGRHPARTLPRATPTLDEIARLAGVSAGTVSRVLNGKNKENRSAIAKRSERIRRIAEEAGYRPNTAARTMASGKFKLIALMTCGEIDVDWVPVPLLHGIQEALHANKQRLILNDVPAKRFDEAGFIPRLLRENAVDGLLVHPNTNVTISAAPTFERQSLPWLWVNAGRETRSIDPDEDHGAGVLVNFLLERGRRHIGYFRLSRASGEGDHFSGPARLAGVHNALNAHDLPIPKLEPVRKIGTTNEVFFWRDEADRFVQQRGELDSVVCYEMADAVALHSAAMRHGLRVPEDLEIACFHDDKIHMHTGIPVTTALIPFREVGRTAAERLMKLIDAEPGHVDPSLEERVRVPYHRLCLLDSSERNAPNLP; encoded by the coding sequence ATGCCCGCGCGCACACGAAAATCCGATCCGCCTATCGGCCGTCACCCGGCCCGAACCCTGCCGCGTGCCACGCCGACACTGGATGAGATCGCCCGCTTGGCCGGCGTGAGTGCCGGCACTGTTTCCCGCGTCCTCAATGGCAAGAACAAGGAAAACCGCAGCGCCATCGCCAAACGCTCCGAACGCATCCGCCGCATCGCGGAAGAGGCCGGCTACCGCCCCAACACCGCCGCCCGCACCATGGCCTCGGGCAAGTTCAAGCTCATCGCCCTGATGACCTGCGGCGAAATCGACGTCGACTGGGTGCCCGTCCCTCTCTTGCACGGCATCCAGGAAGCACTGCACGCCAACAAGCAACGTCTCATCCTCAACGACGTGCCTGCCAAACGTTTCGACGAAGCAGGCTTCATCCCTCGCCTGCTGCGGGAGAATGCCGTCGATGGCTTGCTGGTTCATCCCAACACCAACGTGACCATCTCGGCCGCACCGACATTCGAACGCCAATCACTGCCGTGGCTGTGGGTCAACGCAGGCCGGGAGACTCGATCCATCGATCCCGACGAAGACCACGGTGCGGGGGTGTTGGTGAACTTCCTGCTAGAACGTGGCCGACGGCACATCGGTTACTTCCGGCTGAGCCGAGCCTCGGGCGAAGGCGATCACTTCTCCGGTCCGGCCCGACTTGCCGGCGTCCATAACGCTCTCAACGCTCACGACCTGCCTATCCCGAAGCTTGAGCCTGTGCGGAAGATCGGCACCACCAACGAGGTTTTCTTCTGGCGTGACGAAGCCGACCGGTTCGTACAACAGCGCGGCGAACTCGATTCGGTCGTCTGCTACGAGATGGCCGACGCCGTGGCACTTCACTCCGCCGCGATGCGACACGGCCTGCGGGTACCCGAAGATCTTGAGATCGCCTGCTTCCACGACGACAAGATTCACATGCACACGGGGATCCCGGTGACCACCGCGCTGATCCCATTCCGCGAGGTCGGCAGGACCGCTGCCGAGCGGCTGATGAAGCTGATCGACGCCGAACCCGGTCATGTGGATCCATCTCTAGAAGAGCGCGTGCGGGTTCCATATCACCGCCTCTGCCTGCTCGACAGTTCCGAGCGGAACGCCCCGAACCTGCCGTAG
- a CDS encoding DNA methyltransferase → MPRPTRSSKKRHQPIAQPPLRRQVTTLWDYPSQDYGGKQQGIKGYAGATPSYIIWNLLERYTKPKDLIVDPCCGSGTTLDVARDLDRKALGYDVHPQRKDIFNRDARDLPPELSGKVDFVFIDPPYADHLDYGDDKRDIGKLKADGGYYDAMADVAREIHRVLKPSGHAAIYISDSYKHNKTGGTFHPLGFEVFDATRKHLEPVDIVSVVRHNRTLEMGNYRKAADEGNYFLRGFNYLFIFRKAKAKPATAGKGPRKGRKPRRAGG, encoded by the coding sequence ATGCCGCGGCCGACCCGTTCCTCGAAAAAGCGCCACCAGCCCATCGCCCAGCCGCCGCTACGTCGGCAGGTGACAACCCTTTGGGACTATCCCTCGCAGGACTACGGCGGTAAGCAGCAGGGCATCAAGGGTTACGCTGGCGCGACCCCGTCGTACATCATCTGGAATCTGCTGGAGCGTTACACGAAGCCGAAAGACCTGATCGTCGACCCATGCTGCGGCAGCGGCACGACGCTGGACGTGGCCCGCGATCTCGACCGAAAAGCCCTCGGCTACGACGTGCATCCGCAGCGCAAGGACATCTTCAACCGTGACGCCCGCGACCTGCCGCCAGAATTGTCGGGAAAGGTCGATTTCGTGTTCATCGACCCGCCCTACGCCGACCACCTCGACTACGGCGACGACAAGCGTGACATCGGCAAGCTCAAGGCCGACGGCGGGTATTACGACGCAATGGCCGATGTCGCCAGAGAAATCCACCGCGTGCTCAAACCCAGCGGCCATGCGGCGATCTACATTTCCGACAGCTACAAGCACAATAAGACCGGCGGCACCTTCCACCCGCTGGGCTTCGAGGTGTTCGACGCAACACGGAAGCACTTGGAGCCGGTCGACATCGTGAGCGTCGTCCGTCACAACCGCACACTGGAGATGGGCAACTACCGCAAAGCCGCCGACGAGGGCAACTACTTCCTCCGCGGCTTCAACTACCTGTTCATCTTTCGCAAAGCAAAGGCCAAACCGGCGACCGCTGGCAAAGGGCCGAGGAAGGGCCGGAAGCCACGCCGGGCCGGCGGCTAA
- the mtnP gene encoding S-methyl-5'-thioadenosine phosphorylase yields MKLALIGGTGLGEALGGETGTAHHPDTPFGKPSAPIIETHWADVPVLILQRHGDGHLIRPTAVNSRANLFALKQLGATHVLASGAVGSLREEFAPKHLLVPDQIIDKTSARATTFYENAAVHVEFADPFSGPLRQLLLDSADAVETPTHPAGCYVCMEGPAFSTKAESHMHRLWGGDVIGMTAMPEARLAREAELPYALVALVTDYDCWRTHEAHPDGKEGLLREIIGNLQAAAASGVTVLKRAVELAAGRKDQLMADPIRDTLAMAIWSDKSKIPPDEVTRLSPLWGHHFD; encoded by the coding sequence ATGAAGTTAGCCCTCATCGGCGGTACCGGCCTCGGCGAAGCGCTCGGCGGCGAAACCGGCACCGCCCACCACCCCGACACGCCCTTCGGCAAGCCGTCCGCCCCGATCATCGAAACGCATTGGGCCGACGTACCGGTCCTGATCCTGCAACGTCACGGAGACGGCCATCTCATCCGCCCCACTGCGGTCAACAGCCGGGCGAACCTGTTCGCACTCAAGCAACTTGGCGCGACCCACGTTCTGGCCTCGGGGGCCGTCGGCAGCTTGCGTGAGGAGTTCGCGCCCAAACACTTGTTGGTTCCCGACCAGATCATCGACAAGACTTCGGCCCGGGCGACGACGTTCTACGAAAACGCGGCGGTGCATGTGGAGTTTGCCGACCCGTTCAGCGGACCGCTGCGACAGTTGCTGCTCGATTCGGCCGACGCGGTTGAAACTCCGACCCACCCGGCCGGCTGCTATGTGTGTATGGAAGGCCCCGCGTTCAGCACCAAGGCCGAGAGCCACATGCACCGCCTCTGGGGCGGCGACGTCATCGGCATGACGGCCATGCCCGAAGCCAGACTCGCCCGGGAAGCCGAACTGCCCTACGCCCTGGTCGCGCTGGTCACCGACTACGACTGCTGGCGGACGCACGAAGCCCACCCCGACGGCAAGGAAGGCCTGTTGCGCGAGATCATCGGGAACCTCCAAGCCGCCGCGGCGTCAGGAGTCACGGTGCTCAAACGAGCCGTCGAACTCGCCGCCGGGCGAAAGGACCAACTCATGGCCGATCCGATCCGCGACACCCTCGCCATGGCGATCTGGTCGGACAAATCGAAGATTCCACCGGACGAGGTCACGCGACTTTCGCCGCTGTGGGGACACCACTTCGACTGA
- a CDS encoding PQQ-binding-like beta-propeller repeat protein yields the protein MRLVPLALTFAIAGSALAQGTSPLEGKDSSQGVFVRDSATVLEKFTLAERMERLRDWDNAADVYQELVLGFNDRVVPSRTDADNNIIQYRSVVPAIQERIARWPAEGLAVFRELFGDDAQRLLGEAMEETDPAERRRLLGRIFNEYFVTRAALDAARLLIDESFRAGDFASAAALADRILETYPGLGDAQPDFAFRSGLTHHLLGQTARAADRLNDLPPDAIGMLGGEPVNYRDALSAALLDGPPVARGNEIANWPLAFGDTDRHVIPGEPNPAQLQRSFRVSLTDSRPRNVQVGSVRRYRKEAEPFEARGDFTGILPVIENGEIFFHDNARLYALSMVSGTALPAWEPTHPGGVYAIEAWSKPRGLVNTTAVSESSVIAVMGKADVFAQQLTGQDGFAEQLVCLDRGDGSIRWTMAPRRLSFESGGEKVTVVGGRFSGSPIVSNGRIYIKLTGSANANAGQFEECYVLCIDEQSGEIRWAGFVASNASQAMLNRRNNNSQRGLSESHPALDGDRLYVSNDAGVIACLDAYDGTVRWLNLYERDLPEAVNNRFNRRRPAPRTPDEFTPATSNPLIVTQGKLFALPNDGKEALVYDALDGSEVLSVDLEAHGDLNQLIGVAGEQLILGNVRRIDAIAWQEYEPDLDPLDNVFWNFEFPGETVDFIGRPVIAGDHLYFCTTDRVRRVRLSNGKREPILPLDGEFAEDQGPGNLLVLSNTLVIATANEVDVYADPVTIQRELERLVRESPNDVIPRLRFAESAAASGDAATAVGHLRDAVEIIGRLDDDGTARTRTFATIMGLANRDVPGFDKDELFGLAEGIAASPQQQVRLRLTRIDAATDPGDKVGLYQELLIDDTLRSIDVNVAGDTVAASELARRRIDALIEAHGRAVYAPVETDAVAAATPLLNDPDGDPRELLDLARQYPNAQVTTDLFAVASDRLEESGNVLLARRALRASLARVTDNADRAALLERLARTMGTDPQFLQLAAAHLAEAARLEPGSELLAAIDLPNGEALGIMSRANAADRLRELATLSANALLPNLDLPPITINGVAPDPFPRRDVIDDVRLLVSQLDGGERTDRFVAWGGKSRLISAQGRVIAELDFQARPAASAWFGGVLVLISRDHVAGFDGTTGARLWQFAPLLPDDQQAVAAEPRADELPEDEQPLVIRLNDGQVNPQQAREFAALRDRAQANAGPIDRGGSIRLAAIAPDRLAVASELGETVLIDPTDGAVIWRRGVDAGQAVRMLAGPDHLALLIRQPNGQQRLLVRSLFDGDPVLEQQGGNEQLVNFNLSDDGLLLLLTPQRLRAFDLASVDGPVPTALWETEFRDRLGEAPFGQSFEPDNLLISAGKALVLGDANTETQGVYVFDLASGDLMTYPGSDTPVALSPRAGAAKVRLIASGSRVITIGLSTLVTYDIAEAGREWERFAGSPFMPTIRDVLLTPDTAVVIDEPNARVQGRSRRPRNLMLTTVTRMSDDGSDGGLVLHERSIAEETGIEPGQWRLVDGGIVYLTGEGKLVLLRTPE from the coding sequence ATGCGTTTAGTACCGTTGGCATTGACGTTCGCGATCGCCGGTTCGGCCTTGGCCCAGGGTACTTCGCCGCTCGAGGGCAAAGACTCCTCGCAGGGCGTGTTCGTCCGGGACTCCGCGACGGTGCTCGAGAAGTTCACGTTGGCCGAGCGGATGGAACGGCTGCGTGACTGGGACAACGCAGCCGACGTGTATCAGGAGTTGGTGCTCGGCTTCAACGACCGCGTCGTCCCCAGCCGGACCGACGCCGACAACAACATCATCCAGTACCGCAGCGTCGTCCCGGCGATCCAGGAACGCATCGCCCGTTGGCCGGCCGAGGGGTTGGCGGTGTTCCGCGAGTTGTTCGGCGATGATGCTCAACGCCTGCTTGGTGAGGCGATGGAAGAGACCGACCCGGCCGAGCGCCGCCGGCTGCTGGGCCGGATATTCAACGAATACTTCGTCACCCGTGCCGCACTTGATGCCGCCCGGCTGCTCATTGATGAATCGTTCCGGGCCGGCGACTTCGCATCGGCCGCGGCCCTCGCCGATCGCATCCTCGAAACTTACCCCGGCCTAGGCGATGCCCAGCCGGACTTCGCCTTTCGCTCCGGACTCACCCACCATTTACTCGGTCAAACCGCTCGCGCCGCCGACCGGCTCAATGACCTCCCGCCCGACGCCATCGGCATGCTCGGCGGCGAACCGGTCAACTACCGCGATGCCCTCTCCGCCGCCCTGCTCGACGGACCGCCGGTTGCCAGAGGGAACGAAATAGCCAATTGGCCGTTGGCCTTCGGCGATACCGACCGACACGTCATCCCCGGCGAACCCAACCCCGCGCAACTGCAACGTTCTTTTCGTGTCTCACTGACCGACTCGCGACCTCGCAACGTCCAGGTTGGTTCGGTACGTCGCTACCGCAAGGAAGCCGAACCGTTCGAGGCGCGCGGCGACTTCACCGGAATTCTCCCGGTCATCGAGAACGGCGAAATCTTCTTCCACGACAACGCCCGGCTCTACGCACTGAGCATGGTCAGCGGCACCGCCCTGCCGGCATGGGAGCCGACTCATCCGGGCGGGGTTTACGCCATCGAGGCATGGAGCAAGCCGCGCGGACTGGTCAACACCACCGCCGTCTCCGAGTCGTCCGTCATCGCCGTCATGGGTAAGGCCGACGTCTTCGCCCAACAGCTCACTGGGCAGGACGGGTTTGCCGAGCAACTGGTTTGCCTGGATCGCGGCGACGGTTCGATCCGTTGGACGATGGCCCCGCGCCGGCTTTCCTTCGAGAGCGGTGGCGAAAAAGTGACCGTCGTCGGCGGACGATTCTCCGGCAGCCCAATCGTCAGCAACGGCCGCATCTACATCAAACTCACCGGCAGCGCCAACGCCAACGCCGGGCAGTTCGAAGAGTGCTACGTCTTGTGCATCGACGAGCAGAGTGGTGAGATCCGGTGGGCCGGCTTCGTCGCGAGCAACGCCTCGCAGGCGATGCTCAACCGCCGCAACAACAACAGCCAGCGTGGCCTCAGCGAATCCCACCCCGCCCTCGACGGGGACCGGCTCTACGTCTCCAACGACGCCGGCGTCATCGCCTGTCTCGACGCTTACGACGGCACGGTCCGTTGGCTCAACCTGTACGAGCGTGACCTGCCCGAAGCCGTGAACAATCGGTTCAACCGTCGCCGGCCGGCGCCACGCACCCCCGACGAGTTCACCCCCGCCACCAGCAACCCGCTGATCGTCACGCAAGGCAAACTCTTCGCCCTGCCCAACGACGGCAAGGAAGCACTCGTTTACGACGCGCTCGACGGGTCGGAGGTCCTGAGCGTCGACCTCGAAGCCCATGGCGATTTGAACCAACTCATCGGCGTTGCCGGCGAACAGCTGATCCTCGGTAACGTCCGCCGCATCGACGCGATCGCCTGGCAGGAGTACGAGCCGGACTTGGACCCGCTGGACAACGTCTTTTGGAACTTCGAGTTTCCGGGCGAAACGGTGGACTTCATCGGGCGACCGGTCATTGCCGGCGATCACCTTTACTTCTGCACGACCGACCGTGTCAGGCGGGTGAGGCTTAGCAACGGAAAGCGGGAGCCGATCCTGCCGCTTGATGGCGAGTTCGCCGAGGACCAGGGGCCGGGCAACCTGCTCGTCCTCAGCAACACGCTCGTCATTGCCACGGCCAATGAAGTCGACGTCTACGCCGATCCGGTCACCATCCAACGCGAACTCGAACGGCTCGTCCGTGAGTCGCCTAACGATGTGATCCCCCGCCTGCGGTTCGCCGAATCCGCCGCGGCCAGCGGTGATGCGGCGACGGCCGTCGGCCACCTCCGTGACGCCGTCGAAATCATCGGCCGGCTCGACGACGACGGGACGGCACGCACGCGGACCTTCGCCACCATCATGGGTCTGGCCAATCGCGATGTTCCCGGCTTCGACAAGGACGAGCTCTTTGGCCTGGCCGAGGGCATCGCCGCGTCACCGCAGCAGCAAGTGCGCCTCCGGCTCACCCGCATCGACGCCGCCACCGATCCGGGCGACAAGGTCGGGCTTTACCAGGAACTACTTATCGACGACACGCTCCGCAGCATCGACGTCAACGTCGCCGGGGATACCGTTGCCGCTTCCGAACTGGCGAGGCGGCGGATCGACGCCTTGATCGAAGCTCACGGCCGGGCGGTTTACGCACCGGTCGAAACGGACGCCGTCGCCGCCGCAACACCGCTGTTGAACGACCCCGACGGTGATCCGCGTGAACTGCTCGACCTTGCCCGGCAATACCCCAACGCGCAAGTCACCACCGACCTTTTCGCCGTGGCGAGCGATCGTCTTGAGGAAAGCGGCAACGTCCTGCTTGCACGCCGGGCACTTCGGGCATCGCTGGCCCGGGTGACCGACAATGCCGATCGTGCCGCGCTGCTCGAACGGCTGGCCCGCACCATGGGCACCGACCCGCAATTCCTTCAACTCGCAGCAGCCCACCTCGCCGAAGCCGCCCGGCTGGAACCCGGCAGCGAACTACTCGCCGCGATCGACCTGCCCAACGGCGAAGCACTCGGCATCATGTCCCGCGCCAACGCCGCCGACCGACTGCGTGAACTCGCGACATTGTCGGCCAACGCCTTGCTGCCCAACCTCGACCTGCCGCCGATCACGATCAACGGCGTCGCGCCCGATCCGTTCCCACGACGCGATGTGATCGATGACGTGCGGCTGCTCGTGTCACAACTCGACGGCGGCGAACGCACCGACCGGTTCGTCGCTTGGGGCGGCAAGTCCCGGCTCATTTCCGCCCAGGGCCGGGTCATCGCCGAGCTCGATTTCCAGGCACGGCCCGCCGCCTCGGCGTGGTTCGGGGGTGTCCTCGTGTTGATCAGCCGCGACCACGTTGCGGGGTTCGACGGAACGACCGGCGCGCGACTCTGGCAGTTCGCCCCGCTGCTACCCGACGACCAACAAGCCGTCGCCGCCGAGCCGCGGGCGGATGAACTGCCCGAAGACGAGCAGCCGCTGGTGATCCGGCTCAACGACGGACAGGTCAACCCGCAGCAAGCCCGAGAGTTCGCCGCGCTTCGGGATCGTGCCCAGGCCAACGCCGGCCCGATCGACCGCGGCGGCAGCATCCGCCTTGCCGCCATCGCCCCCGACCGGCTCGCCGTCGCATCCGAACTCGGCGAGACCGTGCTGATCGATCCGACCGACGGTGCGGTGATTTGGCGGCGCGGCGTCGATGCGGGGCAGGCCGTCCGCATGCTCGCCGGCCCGGACCACCTCGCCCTGCTCATCCGCCAGCCCAACGGCCAGCAACGCCTTCTCGTTCGTTCGCTCTTCGATGGCGACCCCGTCCTCGAACAACAAGGCGGCAACGAGCAGTTGGTGAACTTCAACCTCTCCGACGACGGCCTGCTCCTGCTGCTCACGCCGCAACGGCTGCGCGCGTTCGACTTGGCAAGCGTCGACGGCCCGGTTCCGACCGCGCTGTGGGAGACCGAGTTCCGTGACCGGCTCGGCGAAGCCCCGTTCGGCCAGAGCTTCGAGCCGGACAACCTCCTGATCAGCGCAGGCAAAGCCCTTGTACTCGGCGACGCCAACACCGAGACGCAGGGGGTGTACGTCTTCGACCTGGCCAGCGGCGATCTCATGACGTATCCCGGCAGCGACACGCCGGTCGCGCTGAGCCCGAGGGCCGGTGCCGCGAAGGTTCGGCTCATCGCGTCGGGCAGCCGCGTCATCACCATCGGTCTCTCGACGTTGGTCACCTATGACATCGCCGAGGCCGGCCGTGAGTGGGAGCGGTTTGCCGGCAGCCCGTTCATGCCGACCATCCGCG